A part of Caldicellulosiruptor owensensis OL genomic DNA contains:
- a CDS encoding efflux RND transporter periplasmic adaptor subunit, with amino-acid sequence MQSTAKGLKNWQKAIIIVLLILVGFILTLVLTMPSGSKKNASSKPKTAKVQKISLKQTLLVSGIVQSSNTRNAISKVNGSVRKVFVKNGQYVKKGDLIAQIDDTQATAKIESLKRQLLELELQKESLEKQFQNFTLKSPQDGFVQNLSVQEGLLVNQGMQIMTIVDDSKMKMTVQFPAWCYGKVKKGQKVDVAISEIISTVEGTIEDISNRLYKNQDNILGFDVKVFLHNRNGVFLEGTKAGAVLNLSGGEKVMSLGEGVLEAFSKKTVLSPVTGKIEQVFVENGQKVKSGQVLLRFSSEDIERQLKQIDLKIEDVKSQIEETEKELKNFRIISPIDGKIVDLNLQEGDIVTAGQLICSVFDPENLVIAAQVEELDILKIKPGQKAEVKLDAVPGTKVKPAEGYVDEISEKAQGESSISKFIVKIRFKNPGSVKFGMHADAEIMLKVKNDALTVPVEAIHKENGKYYVYVYKEKSNSLTSNRENTKKTDEYGLGDSYYKDSEKRFVKVGIVTDKYVEIISGLKEGEEVVLPKFDTKEETKSLF; translated from the coding sequence ATGCAAAGCACTGCAAAAGGCCTAAAAAACTGGCAAAAGGCTATAATTATAGTGTTACTTATATTAGTGGGATTTATTTTAACACTTGTTTTAACAATGCCATCTGGGAGCAAAAAGAATGCTTCATCTAAGCCAAAGACTGCAAAGGTACAAAAAATTTCTTTAAAACAAACCCTTTTGGTATCTGGTATAGTGCAAAGCAGCAACACAAGAAATGCTATATCAAAAGTAAATGGGAGCGTTAGAAAAGTTTTTGTCAAAAATGGTCAGTATGTCAAAAAAGGCGATTTAATTGCTCAGATAGATGATACTCAGGCAACTGCCAAAATAGAGTCTTTAAAAAGGCAACTTTTAGAGCTTGAACTTCAAAAGGAAAGTTTGGAAAAACAGTTTCAAAACTTTACTTTAAAATCTCCTCAGGACGGATTTGTTCAAAATCTTTCGGTTCAAGAAGGTTTGCTTGTCAACCAGGGAATGCAGATAATGACAATTGTAGATGACTCAAAGATGAAAATGACAGTTCAGTTTCCTGCATGGTGTTACGGAAAGGTAAAAAAGGGTCAAAAAGTAGATGTTGCAATATCAGAGATTATCAGCACTGTTGAAGGAACCATAGAAGATATTAGCAACAGATTGTATAAAAATCAGGATAACATTTTGGGATTTGATGTAAAAGTATTTCTTCACAACAGAAACGGTGTATTTTTAGAAGGCACTAAAGCAGGTGCAGTTTTGAATCTTTCAGGCGGCGAAAAGGTAATGTCGCTTGGTGAAGGAGTTTTAGAGGCATTTTCAAAAAAGACAGTTCTGAGCCCAGTTACTGGTAAAATAGAGCAGGTTTTTGTTGAGAATGGGCAAAAAGTAAAAAGTGGTCAAGTGCTTCTGAGGTTTTCTTCAGAGGATATTGAAAGACAGTTAAAGCAGATTGATTTAAAAATTGAGGATGTGAAATCTCAGATAGAAGAAACAGAAAAAGAACTTAAAAATTTTAGGATTATATCACCAATTGATGGTAAGATAGTTGATTTGAATTTACAGGAGGGTGATATTGTAACTGCCGGGCAGCTTATATGTTCGGTATTTGATCCTGAAAATTTGGTGATAGCAGCTCAAGTTGAGGAGCTTGATATCTTAAAGATAAAACCTGGACAGAAGGCTGAAGTAAAACTTGATGCTGTGCCGGGCACAAAAGTAAAACCTGCAGAAGGGTATGTTGATGAAATTTCTGAAAAAGCTCAGGGTGAAAGTAGCATTTCAAAGTTTATTGTGAAGATAAGATTTAAAAATCCGGGCAGTGTAAAGTTTGGTATGCATGCCGATGCAGAGATTATGTTGAAAGTGAAAAATGATGCTCTTACAGTGCCAGTTGAGGCTATTCACAAGGAAAATGGAAAGTATTACGTTTATGTTTATAAAGAAAAGTCTAACAGCTTAACCAGCAATAGAGAAAATACAAAGAAAACTGATGAATATGGGCTTGGAGATTCATATTATAAAGATAGTGAAAAGAGGTTTGTCAAAGTTGGGATTGTAACTGACAAGTATGTTGAGATTATAAGTGGACTCAAAGAAGGCGAAGAAGTTGTACTTCCAAAATTTGATACAAAAGAAGAGACGAAATCTCTTTTCTGA